From one Triticum urartu cultivar G1812 chromosome 3, Tu2.1, whole genome shotgun sequence genomic stretch:
- the LOC125547248 gene encoding uncharacterized protein LOC125547248: MEERQAIRVLLLLSYLVLVTRGIDVAIMQRETNREILAHRKVNKTIMMEGGDVYDCINVSVQPTLDHPLLKHHEIQMEPSLVPVEESIKSPSPNGVLLAQLPIVDCPTGMVPILRNNRMGHIASYITEQVINKDEQLEMAGIRYSDDLYRVRATINVYEPKVKKDSKDISQSAVLIDNGPKGQEEGVGACYSVAPSFTGDSFVRFHVVWHDGKLHKPCYDHVCPGFVQVSDRVGLGGRLLPVSVYNGPQYVIDIFIFKDPKTANWWLMYGEEKTPIGYWPSSLFSHIKDKGTFSYWGGFVQGPTASSDSPQMGSGHFASEGYGKAAFMRNIQIVDINNKLVTPNRHKDLLGTSDKTKYSIDGYVVDNHGIHMYYGGPGNLV; encoded by the exons ATGGAAGAAAGGCAAGCTATTAGAGTGCTTCTTCTACtctcatatcttgttctagtaacCAGAGGAATAGATGTAGCTATAATGCAAAGGGAGACCAACAGAGAGATCCTTGCCCATCGAAAGGTTAACAAAACCATCATG ATGGAAGGTGGAGATGTATATGATTGCATCAATGTGAGTGTCCAACCGACTTTGGACCACCCATTGTTGAAACATCACGAAATTCAG ATGGAACCAAGTTTGGTACCGGTTGAAGAAAGTATAAAATCTCCCTCCCCAAATGGCGTTTTACTAGCACAACTGCCTATTGTTGATTGCCCAACGGGGATGGTTCCAATTCTACGTAATAATAGAATGGGACATATAGCATCATATATTACCGAGCAAGTGATTAACAAGGATGAACAGCTAGAG ATGGCAGGAATTAGATATTCAGATGATCTGTATAGGGTACGAGCTACAATAAATGTGTATGAGCCAAAGGTGAAGAAAGATAGCAAGGATATTAGTCAATCAGCGGTACTAATTGATAATGGACCAAAGGGCCAAGAAGAAGGTGTAGGTGCTTGTTATTCGGTAGCTCCAAGCTTCACTGGTGATAGCTTTGTGAGGTTTCATGTTGTTTGG CATGATGGCAAACTACACAAGCCCTGCTACGATCACGTATGTCCTGGTTTTGTGCAAGTTAGTGACCGTGTTGGTCTTGGAGGAAGATTACTCCCGGTTTCAGTCTACAATGGACCACAATATGTgatagacattttcattttcaag GACCCCAAAACGGCGAATTGGTGGCTGATGTATGGTGAAGAAAAGACACCGATTGGATATTGGCCAAGTTCACTCTTCTCTCACATTAAAGATAAAGGAACTTTCTCATACTGGGGCGGTTTTGTTCAGGGCCCAACAGCCTCATCCGACTCCCCACAAATGGGTAGTGGGCATTTTGCCTCTGAAGGGTATGGAAAAGCAGCTTTTATGAGAAACATCCAGATTGTTGACATCAACAACAAGCTTGTCACTCCAAATAGACACAAAGACCTTCTTGGAACTAGTGATAAAACGAAATATAGTATTGATGGTTATGTAGTTGATAATCATGGTATACATATGTACTATGGTGGACCCGGTAATTTAGTCTGA